Proteins encoded together in one Streptomyces sp. TLI_171 window:
- a CDS encoding DUF3710 domain-containing protein, with the protein MFRRRKSEDAVEQLAEDAISADETADDVEGSVESENDTELDPAERVGLPPAPRPDGPWDVSELEKPEEGRVDLGGLLVPGVEGMELRVEVAGDAIVAATLVLGNSAIQLQAFAAPKSEGIWGEVREEIAGGITSQGGAVEEEEGPLGWHLRAQVPVQLPDGAQGVQLVRFVGCDGPRWFLRGVISGQAAVQPEMAGLLEEVFRQTVVVRGEAPMAPRDPIVLKLPEDAQMVADGAAAPTEGDSPYSGGSIDPFSRGPEITEVH; encoded by the coding sequence GTGTTCCGTCGTCGCAAGAGCGAGGACGCTGTCGAGCAGCTCGCCGAGGACGCCATCAGCGCCGACGAGACGGCCGATGACGTCGAGGGTTCCGTCGAGAGCGAGAACGACACCGAACTGGACCCGGCCGAGCGGGTCGGCCTGCCGCCGGCCCCGCGCCCGGACGGGCCGTGGGACGTCTCCGAGCTGGAGAAGCCCGAAGAGGGCCGGGTCGACCTCGGGGGCCTGCTGGTCCCCGGCGTCGAGGGCATGGAACTGCGGGTCGAGGTCGCAGGAGACGCGATCGTCGCCGCCACTCTGGTCCTCGGCAACAGCGCCATCCAGCTCCAGGCCTTCGCCGCCCCCAAGTCCGAGGGCATCTGGGGCGAGGTCCGCGAGGAGATCGCCGGCGGCATCACCAGCCAGGGCGGCGCCGTCGAGGAGGAGGAGGGCCCGCTCGGCTGGCACCTCCGGGCCCAGGTCCCCGTCCAGCTCCCGGACGGCGCCCAGGGCGTCCAGCTGGTCCGGTTCGTCGGCTGCGACGGCCCCCGCTGGTTCCTCCGCGGCGTGATCTCCGGTCAGGCCGCCGTCCAGCCCGAGATGGCCGGTCTGCTCGAAGAGGTCTTCCGTCAGACCGTCGTGGTCCGCGGCGAGGCGCCGATGGCCCCCCGCGACCCGATCGTCCTCAAGCTCCCCGAGGACGCGCAGATGGTCGCCGACGGCGCCGCCGCCCCCACCGAGGGCGACTCCCCGTACAGCGGGGGCTCGATCGACCCGTTCTCGCGCGGCCCCGAGATCACCGAGGTCCACTGA
- a CDS encoding DUF4193 domain-containing protein, protein MATDYDTPRKTDDDLNEDSIEELKARRNEKASGSVDVDEYDANEGLELPGADLSNEELSVRVLPRQADEFTCMSCFLVHHRSQLYSEKNGQPICRDCGA, encoded by the coding sequence ATGGCAACGGACTACGACACCCCACGCAAGACCGATGACGACCTCAACGAGGACAGCATCGAGGAACTGAAGGCCCGCCGGAACGAGAAGGCTTCCGGTTCCGTCGACGTCGACGAGTACGACGCCAACGAAGGCCTGGAGCTCCCCGGCGCCGACCTCTCCAACGAGGAACTCTCGGTCCGCGTCCTGCCCCGACAGGCGGACGAGTTCACCTGCATGAGCTGCTTCCTGGTCCACCACCGGAGCCAGCTCTACAGCGAGAAGAACGGCCAGCCGATCTGCCGGGACTGCGGAGCCTGA
- a CDS encoding acyl-ACP desaturase: MTIAPVQRTATTAWTDARLILALEEVVETELNRHLKVAKEWMPHEFVPWSQGRDFDGVLGGEAWSIEQSKVTHLGRISLVVNLLTEDNLPSYHHEIASMFGREGAWGTWVHRWTAEEGRHGIAIRDYLLATRAVDPVELERARMAHMSEGFESDNAHSMLQSVAYVAFQELATRIAHRNTGHHSGDPLCDQLLAKIANDENLHMVFYRNLLKAALELAPDEAMRAIADVVINFRMPGHGMPGFERSAAQIAIGGIYNLRIHHDDVLQPVLRHLKVMEVSGLGPVGQQAQQELGAFLDGLDTQATRFDERQAALLARRAAAAAARA; encoded by the coding sequence GTGACCATCGCCCCCGTGCAGCGCACCGCCACGACCGCCTGGACCGACGCCAGGCTGATCCTCGCGCTCGAAGAGGTCGTGGAGACCGAGCTCAACCGCCACCTGAAGGTGGCCAAGGAGTGGATGCCGCACGAGTTCGTGCCGTGGAGCCAGGGGCGGGACTTCGACGGCGTGCTGGGCGGCGAGGCGTGGTCGATCGAGCAGTCCAAGGTGACCCACCTGGGCCGGATCTCGCTGGTGGTCAACCTGCTGACCGAGGACAACCTCCCCAGCTACCACCACGAGATCGCCAGCATGTTCGGCCGCGAGGGCGCCTGGGGCACCTGGGTGCACCGCTGGACCGCCGAGGAGGGCCGGCACGGCATAGCGATCCGCGACTACCTGCTGGCCACCCGCGCCGTCGACCCGGTCGAGCTGGAGCGGGCCCGGATGGCGCACATGTCCGAGGGCTTCGAGTCGGACAACGCGCACAGCATGTTGCAGTCCGTCGCCTACGTCGCCTTCCAGGAGCTGGCCACCCGGATCGCCCACCGCAACACCGGCCACCACTCCGGCGACCCGCTCTGCGACCAGCTGCTGGCCAAGATCGCCAACGACGAGAACCTGCACATGGTCTTCTACCGGAACCTGCTGAAGGCCGCCCTGGAACTCGCCCCCGACGAGGCCATGCGGGCCATCGCCGACGTGGTGATCAACTTCCGGATGCCCGGCCACGGCATGCCCGGCTTCGAGCGCTCCGCGGCCCAGATCGCCATCGGTGGGATCTACAACCTGCGCATCCACCACGACGACGTCCTGCAGCCCGTGCTGCGCCACCTGAAGGTCATGGAGGTCTCCGGGCTCGGCCCGGTCGGCCAGCAGGCCCAGCAGGAGCTGGGGGCCTTCCTGGACGGCCTGGACACCCAGGCCACCCGCTTCGACGAGCGCCAGGCCGCCCTGCTGGCCCGCCGCGCCGCCGCGGCCGCCGCCCGCGCCTGA
- a CDS encoding HAMP domain-containing sensor histidine kinase, producing the protein MTTPPLPGGAPGTPAPGPDQVPPRPAHPPRRPDRDRADDTYHPGDGLFAWLSLRPTIRIRLTLLYGGMFLMAGVVLLLLMYYFVRSAFDQAQLPHLTLGRGVTINVDGRVISDQETLDRAISELQAGNSSQALSTLLRRALTALVCLAVIAFAVGYAMAGRVLHPLGRITRTAREVAGSDLHRRIDLDGPDDELKELADTFDEMLERLDRAFDSQRRFVANASHELRTPLAINRTLLEVQLADPEASPDLQQLGKTLLATNERSEQLVEGLLLLARSDNELTERRPVDLAEVAQRAMEQTRPEAGNREVELRAELAPAPAHGNGVLLERIALNLLQNGVRYNSPGGWVEITSSAVRGGGGELVVSNTGPVVPGYELEHIFEPFRRLRSTDRTRSDKGVGLGLSIVRSVVRAHGGTIEATARPGGGLRVQVRIP; encoded by the coding sequence ATGACCACCCCGCCACTCCCCGGCGGGGCCCCCGGCACGCCCGCCCCGGGCCCAGACCAGGTGCCCCCGCGCCCGGCACACCCCCCGCGCAGGCCCGACCGCGACCGCGCCGACGACACCTACCACCCCGGCGACGGACTCTTCGCCTGGCTGTCGCTGCGCCCCACCATCCGGATCCGGCTCACCCTGCTCTACGGCGGGATGTTCCTGATGGCCGGCGTGGTCCTGCTGCTGCTGATGTACTACTTCGTCCGCTCGGCCTTCGACCAGGCCCAGCTGCCGCACCTGACCCTCGGCCGGGGCGTCACGATCAACGTCGACGGCCGGGTGATCAGCGACCAGGAGACCCTGGACCGGGCGATCTCCGAGCTGCAGGCCGGCAACAGCAGCCAGGCGCTGTCCACGCTGCTGCGCCGCGCCCTGACCGCCCTGGTCTGCCTCGCGGTGATCGCCTTCGCGGTCGGCTACGCGATGGCCGGCCGGGTGCTGCACCCGCTCGGCCGGATCACCCGCACCGCCCGCGAGGTGGCCGGCAGCGACCTGCACCGCCGGATCGACCTGGACGGCCCGGACGACGAGCTCAAGGAACTCGCCGACACCTTCGACGAGATGCTGGAGCGCCTGGACCGGGCCTTCGACTCGCAGCGCCGGTTCGTCGCCAACGCCTCGCACGAGCTGCGCACCCCGCTGGCGATCAACCGCACCCTGCTGGAGGTGCAGCTCGCCGACCCGGAGGCCTCGCCCGACCTGCAGCAGCTGGGCAAGACCCTGCTGGCCACCAACGAGCGCAGCGAGCAGCTGGTCGAGGGCCTGCTGCTGCTGGCCCGCAGCGACAACGAGCTCACCGAGCGCCGCCCGGTGGACCTCGCCGAGGTCGCCCAGCGCGCGATGGAGCAGACCCGCCCGGAGGCCGGCAACCGCGAGGTGGAGCTGCGCGCCGAGCTGGCGCCCGCGCCCGCGCACGGCAACGGCGTGCTGCTGGAGCGGATCGCGCTCAACCTGCTGCAGAACGGCGTGCGCTACAACAGCCCCGGCGGCTGGGTGGAGATCACCAGCTCCGCGGTCCGCGGCGGGGGCGGCGAGCTGGTGGTGAGCAACACCGGCCCGGTGGTCCCCGGCTACGAGCTGGAGCACATCTTCGAACCGTTCCGCCGCCTCAGGAGCACCGACCGGACCCGCAGCGACAAGGGCGTCGGGCTCGGCCTGTCCATCGTCCGCTCCGTGGTGCGCGCCCACGGAGGCACCATCGAGGCCACTGCCCGCCCCGGAGGCGGCCTGCGGGTGCAGGTCCGGATCCCGTAG
- a CDS encoding PaaI family thioesterase, whose translation MNGPIATPTTPPADAELPERSPLAPAPGTVIGSHYDECFGCGPHHPQGLQLTAVAGEHLDVTAQFTVKPAHQGGPGLAHGGVLVSAMDETLGTLNWLLGAPAVTGRLETDFVRPVPVDSELHIHARVTGVHGRKVYSAAEGRIGGPEGPVAIRAQALFIQVKLEHFTTHGRPEDVQKILDDPDQIKRARAFEVNP comes from the coding sequence GTGAACGGACCCATCGCCACCCCCACCACACCGCCCGCGGACGCCGAGCTGCCCGAGCGCTCCCCGCTGGCCCCCGCGCCCGGCACCGTCATCGGCTCCCACTACGACGAGTGCTTCGGCTGCGGTCCGCACCATCCCCAGGGCCTCCAGCTCACCGCCGTGGCCGGCGAACACCTCGACGTCACCGCCCAGTTCACCGTCAAGCCGGCCCACCAGGGCGGCCCCGGCCTGGCCCACGGCGGCGTCCTGGTCAGCGCCATGGACGAGACCCTCGGAACGCTCAACTGGCTGCTCGGCGCCCCCGCCGTCACCGGCCGCCTGGAGACCGACTTCGTCCGCCCCGTCCCCGTCGACTCCGAACTCCACATCCACGCGCGGGTGACGGGCGTCCACGGCCGCAAGGTCTACAGCGCCGCCGAGGGGCGCATCGGCGGCCCCGAAGGACCGGTCGCCATCCGGGCTCAGGCACTTTTCATCCAGGTGAAGCTGGAACACTTCACCACGCACGGTCGTCCTGAGGACGTGCAGAAGATCCTGGACGACCCGGACCAGATCAAGCGTGCCCGAGCCTTCGAGGTGAACCCGTGA
- a CDS encoding DUF3093 domain-containing protein: MYEERLTVPRSWWLLSVALGLSLGLILLRFSGVAALVGLVVGVAAGAAALSSYGSARIRVVQGSLVAGPARIPVSALGAAEVLNPKEAVAWRSVKADPRAFMLLRSYVPTALKVEVTDPADPTPYLYLSTRSPQRLADALDEAAGGRGR; the protein is encoded by the coding sequence ATGTACGAGGAACGTCTCACCGTCCCGCGGTCCTGGTGGCTGCTGTCCGTGGCGCTCGGGCTCTCGCTCGGGCTGATCCTGCTCCGGTTCAGCGGGGTGGCCGCCCTGGTCGGGCTGGTCGTCGGGGTGGCCGCGGGGGCGGCCGCGCTGAGCAGCTACGGCTCGGCGCGGATCCGGGTGGTGCAGGGGTCGCTGGTGGCGGGGCCGGCCCGGATCCCGGTGAGCGCGCTGGGGGCGGCCGAGGTGCTGAACCCGAAGGAGGCGGTGGCCTGGCGCTCGGTGAAGGCCGATCCGCGGGCCTTCATGCTGCTGCGCAGCTACGTGCCGACGGCGCTGAAGGTCGAGGTGACCGATCCGGCCGACCCGACGCCGTACCTGTACCTGTCGACCCGCTCCCCGCAGCGGCTGGCGGACGCGCTGGACGAGGCGGCCGGGGGCCGCGGGCGCTGA
- the dut gene encoding dUTP diphosphatase yields MTDPVRPPVDILIRRLDPEIPLPAYEHPGDAGADLRTTVDAELKPGERALLPTGISIALPDGYAAFVHPRSGLAARCGVALVNAPGTVDAGYRGEIKVIVVNLDPREPVSFKRGDRIAQLVIQQVEKARFHEVGELPGSVRAEGGFGSTGGHAAV; encoded by the coding sequence GTGACCGACCCCGTCCGCCCGCCCGTCGACATCCTGATCCGCCGCCTCGACCCGGAGATCCCGCTCCCCGCCTACGAGCACCCCGGCGACGCCGGGGCGGACCTGCGCACCACCGTCGACGCGGAGCTGAAGCCGGGGGAGCGGGCCCTGCTCCCCACCGGCATCTCCATCGCGCTACCGGACGGCTACGCGGCGTTCGTCCACCCCCGCTCCGGACTGGCCGCGCGCTGCGGAGTTGCACTGGTGAACGCCCCGGGGACGGTCGATGCCGGGTACCGTGGTGAGATCAAGGTGATCGTCGTCAACCTGGACCCCCGAGAGCCGGTCAGCTTCAAGCGAGGGGACCGGATCGCCCAGCTGGTCATCCAGCAGGTCGAGAAGGCCCGCTTCCACGAGGTGGGTGAACTCCCGGGTTCGGTCCGCGCCGAAGGCGGGTTCGGCTCGACCGGCGGTCACGCCGCGGTCTAG